The Streptomyces sp. SS1-1 genome has a segment encoding these proteins:
- a CDS encoding alpha/beta fold hydrolase, whose translation MNLISRTSRTRTAMTVLAGAGVAAGLFVTTIAPASADKGTTDRGPKPTVVLVHGAFADSTSWNDVIGRLRHDGYPVVAVANPLRSLSGDSAYLKDVLAGIDGPIVLAGHSYGGSVISNAATGNKNVKALVYLAAFLPEKGESAGDLAARFPGSTLGEALRPVPVTNADGSRGTDLYIQNDKFRGQFAADVPRNTTDLMTVTQRPVTEAALAEGAAEPAWKTIPSWVLVATQDRNIPAAAQEFMARRAGATTTQVRASHAVSVSQPGKVTGVIENAARSVR comes from the coding sequence ATGAACCTCATCTCCCGCACCAGCCGGACCCGCACGGCGATGACCGTCCTGGCCGGCGCCGGCGTCGCCGCCGGCCTGTTCGTCACCACCATCGCCCCGGCCTCCGCCGACAAGGGCACCACCGACCGGGGCCCCAAGCCCACCGTCGTCCTGGTCCACGGTGCCTTCGCCGACTCCACGAGCTGGAACGACGTCATCGGCAGGCTCCGGCACGACGGCTACCCGGTCGTCGCCGTCGCCAACCCGCTGCGCTCCCTGAGCGGCGACTCCGCCTACCTCAAGGACGTCCTGGCCGGCATCGACGGCCCGATCGTCCTGGCCGGTCACTCCTACGGCGGTTCGGTGATCAGCAACGCCGCCACCGGCAACAAGAACGTCAAAGCGCTGGTCTACCTCGCCGCCTTCCTCCCCGAGAAGGGCGAGAGCGCGGGCGATCTGGCCGCACGCTTCCCCGGCAGCACCCTCGGTGAGGCGCTGCGCCCCGTGCCCGTGACGAACGCCGACGGTTCCCGGGGTACCGACCTCTACATCCAGAACGACAAGTTCCGCGGGCAGTTCGCCGCCGACGTGCCCCGCAACACGACCGACCTCATGACCGTCACCCAGCGACCGGTCACCGAGGCGGCCCTCGCCGAGGGAGCGGCCGAACCGGCCTGGAAGACCATCCCCTCCTGGGTCCTGGTCGCCACCCAGGACCGCAACATCCCGGCCGCGGCCCAGGAGTTCATGGCCCGGCGGGCCGGTGCCACGACCACGCAGGTGCGGGCTTCCCACGCGGTGAGCGTCTCGCAGCCCGGAAAGGTGACCGGCGTCATCGAGAACGCCGCCCGCTCGGTGCGCTGA
- a CDS encoding GNAT family N-acetyltransferase: MRREPRIIRVGPGHLARMVAMHRRCSPQTLWSRYHRAMADPRTYVPTLLSRPGSVHLAALGATGRILAVGHLMPDHTAVEAALLVEDSWQGRGLGTRLLHHLGEHARAGGWTTLYGLFRAGDERIDAMLRHAPAPVRRTEEGGAVTAWVPVHDLVAGLPVPRW; this comes from the coding sequence ATGCGCCGCGAACCGCGGATCATCCGGGTGGGCCCCGGCCATCTCGCCCGCATGGTGGCGATGCACCGCCGCTGCTCGCCGCAGACCCTGTGGAGCCGTTACCACCGGGCGATGGCCGACCCCCGCACCTATGTGCCCACCCTGCTGTCCCGTCCCGGGTCGGTACACCTGGCGGCCCTCGGCGCCACCGGCCGCATCCTCGCCGTGGGCCACCTGATGCCGGATCACACGGCCGTGGAGGCGGCGCTGCTCGTCGAGGACTCCTGGCAGGGCCGCGGACTGGGTACCCGCCTGCTCCACCACCTGGGCGAGCACGCGCGGGCGGGTGGCTGGACGACGCTCTACGGCCTCTTCCGGGCCGGCGACGAGCGGATCGACGCCATGCTGCGCCACGCGCCCGCTCCCGTACGGCGCACGGAGGAGGGCGGCGCCGTCACCGCCTGGGTCCCGGTCCACGACCTGGTGGCCGGCCTGCCCGTCCCCCGGTGGTGA
- a CDS encoding 2-oxo acid dehydrogenase subunit E2, whose amino-acid sequence MTVSVTLPALGESVTEGTVTRWLKQVGEHVEADEPLLEVSTDKVDTEIPSPAGGVLLEILVAEDETVEVGVALGVIGAPDTAPAAPPAPPVPAPAPAPAPAPAPAPAPAPAPAPAPAPAPAPAEAPQAAPALPPAASVPRAPAPAPAPAPAVIVAPPAASTLPASPAPSPTPRDDASTLRGRTVPMTRIRRAIGNNLKRALLEQAQLTSTVEADVTRLMRLRNRAKDGFLAREGLKLSPMPFFVKAAAQALKAHPVVNARISEDEGTITYFDTENIGIAVDTEAGLMTPVVKAAGDLTVAGLARAVHDLADRARSGHLTPDDVSGATFTLSNTGSRGALFDTVIVPPNQAAILGVGATVRRPGVVRVGDEEVIGVRDLVHLSLSYDHRLVDGADAARYLTSVKALLESAAFEDDLYPDAV is encoded by the coding sequence ATGACCGTTTCCGTGACCCTGCCGGCCCTCGGCGAGTCCGTCACCGAGGGGACCGTGACCCGCTGGCTCAAGCAGGTCGGTGAGCACGTCGAGGCCGACGAGCCGCTGCTGGAGGTGTCGACCGACAAGGTGGACACCGAGATCCCCTCGCCCGCCGGCGGCGTCCTGCTGGAGATCCTCGTCGCCGAGGACGAGACCGTCGAGGTGGGTGTCGCCCTCGGCGTCATCGGCGCTCCCGACACGGCCCCGGCGGCCCCGCCCGCGCCTCCGGTCCCGGCTCCGGCTCCGGCTCCGGCTCCGGCTCCGGCTCCGGCTCCGGCTCCGGCTCCGGCTCCGGCTCCGGCTCCGGCTCCGGCTCCGGCTCCGGCCGAGGCTCCCCAGGCCGCTCCGGCCCTGCCCCCCGCCGCATCCGTGCCCCGCGCACCCGCACCGGCACCGGCACCGGCACCCGCCGTAATCGTGGCACCGCCTGCCGCGTCCACCCTTCCGGCTTCCCCCGCGCCCTCGCCCACCCCGCGGGACGACGCGTCCACGCTTCGCGGGCGCACGGTGCCGATGACCCGTATCCGCCGGGCCATCGGCAACAACCTCAAGAGGGCGCTGCTGGAGCAGGCGCAGCTCACCTCCACCGTCGAGGCCGACGTCACCCGGCTGATGCGCCTGCGGAACCGGGCGAAGGACGGCTTCCTGGCCCGTGAGGGCCTCAAGCTCTCCCCGATGCCCTTCTTCGTCAAGGCGGCCGCTCAGGCACTGAAGGCCCATCCGGTCGTCAACGCCCGGATCAGCGAGGACGAGGGGACCATCACCTACTTCGACACCGAGAACATCGGGATCGCGGTCGACACGGAGGCCGGTCTGATGACCCCGGTCGTCAAGGCGGCCGGCGACCTCACCGTCGCCGGGCTCGCCCGGGCCGTCCACGACCTGGCGGACCGGGCCCGCAGCGGCCACCTCACCCCCGACGACGTGTCGGGCGCGACCTTCACCCTGTCCAACACGGGTTCACGCGGTGCCCTGTTCGACACCGTCATCGTTCCGCCGAACCAGGCGGCGATCCTCGGCGTGGGCGCCACGGTCAGGAGGCCGGGGGTCGTGCGCGTCGGTGACGAGGAGGTCATCGGTGTCCGGGACCTGGTGCACCTGTCGCTGTCGTACGACCACCGGCTGGTGGACGGGGCGGACGCGGCCCGCTACCTGACGTCGGTCAAGGCGCTTCTGGAGTCGGCGGCGTTCGAGGACGACCTGTATCCCGACGCCGTGTGA
- the aceE gene encoding pyruvate dehydrogenase (acetyl-transferring), homodimeric type, which produces MSEPRPTETPVSSELDQLPDRDREETAEWRESLDAVVRNAGPERAVYLLRRLHEFAADTGTSLPGLLNSDYINTVPAAAQPEYDGDLEMETRITALNRWNAAAMVTRGSRLGLGGHISTYASAAWLYEVGFHHFFRGKDGDGSGDQLFVQGHASPGIYARVFLEGRLSESRLDAFRREAGGRGLPSYPHPRRLPWLWEFPTVSMGLGPLGAIYQARFNRYLHARGIKDTSGSRVWAFLGDGEMDEPESTAALTLASREGLDNLTFVVNCNLQRLDGPVRSNSKIVQELEARFRGAGWNVVKTLWGEAWDPLLAQDTTGDLVRRLGEVPDAELQTLAARDAAYIREHFFTGDALSALSASLSDARVVELFENSRGGHEPLKVYSAYRAAVEHRGAPTVVLAQTVKGHTLGPAFESRNANHQMKKLTMEQFRAMRDLLELPIPDSALAGDQVPFWHPGEDSPEVRYLRERRAALGGPAPVRRVVAKPLPEPPAKPFEELEKGSGHQEMATTMALVRLVKELMRDPGSGARWVPIVPDEARTFGMESMFPTAGIYSPQGQTYDPVDADQLLHYKESTSGQLLIEGITEAGSVADFAAAATSYATHGEPMIPFYIFYAMFGFQRTGDQFWALGDQMGRGFVVGGTAGRTTMTGEGLQHGDGHSHLLAATNPAAVSYDPAFAYEIAVIVRDGLRRMYGERPEDVFYYLTVYNEPKHQPAMPPVPGIEEGIVRGIYRFRPAETPAAGPRLQLLASGTAIHWALRAQELLASDWNVRADVWSVTSWTELRRDAMRADDARTRGEERTPFVTRALAGAPGPVLAVSDWMRQVPDQIAQWVEQDYYSLGTDGFGLSDTREDVRRHFRVDAESIVVTALDRLALAGQVPPETVARARAHYGLDR; this is translated from the coding sequence ATGAGTGAACCCCGGCCGACCGAGACCCCCGTGAGCAGTGAGCTGGACCAGCTCCCCGACCGAGACCGCGAGGAGACCGCCGAGTGGCGGGAATCCCTCGACGCCGTCGTGCGCAACGCGGGGCCGGAGCGGGCGGTCTACCTGCTGCGGCGGCTGCACGAGTTCGCGGCGGACACGGGCACGTCCCTGCCGGGGCTGCTGAACTCGGACTACATCAACACCGTCCCGGCCGCCGCGCAGCCGGAGTACGACGGTGACCTGGAGATGGAGACCAGGATCACCGCGCTCAACCGGTGGAACGCGGCGGCGATGGTCACCCGCGGCTCGCGCCTGGGACTGGGCGGTCACATCTCCACCTACGCCTCGGCGGCCTGGCTCTACGAGGTCGGCTTCCACCACTTCTTCCGGGGGAAGGACGGCGACGGCTCCGGCGACCAGCTCTTCGTCCAGGGACACGCCTCCCCCGGGATCTACGCGCGGGTCTTCCTGGAGGGACGGCTGAGCGAGAGCCGGCTGGACGCCTTCCGCCGGGAGGCCGGGGGCCGCGGCCTGCCGTCCTATCCACACCCCCGGCGGCTGCCGTGGCTGTGGGAGTTCCCGACGGTCTCCATGGGACTGGGCCCCCTCGGCGCCATCTACCAGGCCCGCTTCAACCGCTATCTGCACGCCCGCGGGATCAAGGACACCTCCGGCTCACGGGTGTGGGCGTTCCTGGGCGACGGGGAGATGGACGAGCCGGAGTCGACGGCCGCCCTGACCCTGGCCTCCCGGGAGGGCCTGGACAACCTGACGTTCGTCGTCAACTGCAATCTGCAGCGCCTGGACGGCCCGGTGCGGTCCAACTCGAAGATCGTCCAGGAACTGGAGGCACGCTTCCGGGGCGCGGGCTGGAACGTGGTGAAGACGCTCTGGGGCGAGGCCTGGGACCCGTTGCTGGCGCAGGACACCACCGGCGACCTCGTGCGGCGCCTGGGCGAGGTGCCGGACGCCGAGTTGCAGACGCTCGCCGCGCGTGACGCCGCCTACATCCGCGAGCACTTCTTCACGGGTGACGCCCTGTCCGCTCTCTCCGCCTCGCTGAGCGACGCGCGGGTGGTCGAGCTGTTCGAGAATTCACGGGGCGGACACGAGCCGTTGAAGGTGTACTCCGCCTACCGGGCCGCCGTGGAGCACCGGGGCGCGCCGACGGTGGTCCTCGCCCAGACGGTGAAGGGCCACACGCTGGGTCCGGCGTTCGAGTCGCGCAACGCCAACCACCAGATGAAGAAGCTGACGATGGAGCAGTTCCGGGCGATGCGCGATCTGCTGGAGCTGCCCATACCCGACAGCGCCCTCGCCGGCGACCAGGTCCCGTTCTGGCATCCGGGGGAGGACTCGCCCGAGGTGCGGTACCTGCGCGAGCGCCGGGCCGCGCTGGGCGGGCCCGCCCCGGTGCGGCGCGTGGTCGCCAAGCCGCTGCCGGAACCGCCCGCCAAGCCCTTCGAGGAGCTGGAGAAGGGGTCCGGCCACCAGGAGATGGCCACCACGATGGCGCTGGTCCGGCTGGTCAAGGAGCTGATGCGCGACCCGGGGAGCGGGGCACGCTGGGTGCCGATCGTCCCCGACGAGGCGCGCACGTTCGGTATGGAGTCGATGTTCCCCACCGCCGGCATCTACTCGCCGCAGGGCCAGACCTACGATCCGGTCGACGCGGACCAGCTGCTCCACTACAAGGAGAGCACGAGCGGGCAGCTGCTCATCGAGGGCATCACCGAGGCCGGTTCCGTCGCCGACTTCGCCGCCGCCGCGACGTCGTACGCCACGCACGGCGAACCCATGATCCCCTTCTACATCTTCTACGCCATGTTCGGTTTCCAGCGGACCGGCGACCAGTTCTGGGCGCTCGGCGACCAGATGGGGCGCGGCTTCGTGGTCGGCGGCACCGCCGGGCGCACGACGATGACCGGCGAGGGCCTCCAGCACGGGGACGGCCACTCGCACCTGCTGGCGGCCACCAATCCGGCGGCCGTCAGCTACGACCCGGCCTTCGCCTACGAGATCGCGGTCATCGTCCGGGACGGTCTGCGCCGGATGTACGGCGAGCGGCCCGAGGACGTCTTCTACTACTTGACGGTGTACAACGAGCCCAAGCACCAGCCCGCCATGCCGCCGGTCCCCGGCATCGAGGAGGGCATCGTCCGGGGCATCTACCGGTTCCGGCCCGCCGAGACGCCCGCTGCCGGGCCCCGGCTCCAGCTGCTCGCCTCCGGTACGGCGATCCACTGGGCCCTGCGCGCGCAGGAACTGCTCGCCTCCGACTGGAACGTGCGCGCCGACGTGTGGTCGGTGACGTCCTGGACGGAGCTGCGCCGGGACGCCATGCGGGCCGACGACGCCCGGACGCGGGGCGAGGAACGCACGCCGTTCGTCACCCGGGCCCTGGCCGGGGCGCCGGGGCCGGTGCTGGCCGTCAGCGACTGGATGCGGCAGGTCCCCGACCAGATCGCCCAGTGGGTCGAACAGGACTACTACTCGCTGGGCACCGACGGCTTCGGGCTGTCCGACACCCGTGAGGACGTGCGCCGCCACTTCCGGGTGGACGCCGAGTCGATCGTGGTGACCGCGCTGGACCGTCTGGCCCTGGCGGGGCAGGTCCCGCCGGAGACGGTCGCGCGGGCCCGCGCGCACTACGGCCTCGACCGGTGA